Part of the Candidatus Rokuibacteriota bacterium genome, GCGGATCGAGGCGCGGGTGCGCGAGGTCGCCGAGACCGTGGCCTCGCATGCCCCCATCACCTTGCGGGTGACCAAGGAGGCGATCCGGCGCCTGCAGGCAGCGCGCCCGCTTCCCGACGGGGACGATCTCATCGCCTTGACCTATGGCAGCGCCGACTTCCGGGAGGGCGTGCACGCCTTCCTCGAGAAGCGCCCGCCGCGCTGGACCGGCACGTAGCGACGGTCGGCCGCGCGCGCGAGTCAGGCCCGTCACCCCGCACAGGCCATCGCAACCGGACGGCCCGCTGTCGCATCCAAAGGACGCGGGGGCGACCCTGGGCCCCGCGGAATCCCACGCCGTAGCGAACCCATGACGCGGAGGGCATGCGATGGCTGGAAAGATCGCGAGCGAGCTCAAGGCCAGGACCGACGAGAGCTGGGCGACCCTGACCCGCCAGCTCCGGGGCATGGAGCCCCACCTGGAGCGGTCCGACGCGCCAGGCGAGTGGACCACCCGCCAGGTGCTCTGCCACCTCCTGTTCGAGCCGGGCTGGCAGCCCGCGGAGTTCCTCAGACAGTTCTCCGAGCGCGATCTGCCCGACCGCGACATCGCGACCGGCCTGGCGGAGGTGACGCCCGAGCGCAAGGCGATGACGCTCCCGCAGCTGATCGACGCCCTCGACGCCCAGCGCCGTGCGATCTTCGCCTACGTGGACACGCTGAGCGACGCCGAGCTCCAGGGGCGGAAGGCCCGCATCCCGCTCTTCAAGCAGATCCAGGGCAGCGAGGAGGTCCCCATCGCCGTCTATGTCGGCGCGCTGTTCGGCTACCACTGGAACGACCACGCCGGGCAGGTCGCGAAGATCCGCAAGGCGGCGGGCCTGCCGGACGCGACGTAGCGGCGGCCACCGGCCATGCCGCGCACGATCCAGCAGCGGGGTGGCGTGCGTACCTGCGGAGGAAGATCCTCGGGTCCGCCTGACGTCACCTCCGTCGCGCGTGGCGACCGAAGAAGCCTCCGTCGGGGCGTGCGTGGGCGTGGTAGTGGTGGGGGATGTTGCGCATGTGATCGTCCACCCAGAACTCGCCGAGGCGCGCCGCGGCCACCTCGCGCAGGCAGGCGAGCATGTGCGCGACGTGATCCGGCGGCGGCGCGGTCCCGTGCCGGCGCCAGACCACCATCGGCACCTGACAGACGTCGCACTCGGCGATCCAGCAGATCTCATCCTCGTGATACCAGGGCGTC contains:
- a CDS encoding DinB family protein, translating into MAGKIASELKARTDESWATLTRQLRGMEPHLERSDAPGEWTTRQVLCHLLFEPGWQPAEFLRQFSERDLPDRDIATGLAEVTPERKAMTLPQLIDALDAQRRAIFAYVDTLSDAELQGRKARIPLFKQIQGSEEVPIAVYVGALFGYHWNDHAGQVAKIRKAAGLPDAT